Proteins found in one Homalodisca vitripennis isolate AUS2020 chromosome 4, UT_GWSS_2.1, whole genome shotgun sequence genomic segment:
- the LOC124359815 gene encoding uncharacterized protein LOC124359815 isoform X2 has translation MSETSGIFSLPPEILCYIGSYLTPKDLLALSGSCHYLRAVYNTDTLWEEFTDKRLLNMTLDSTTSLVLPKYRELQSSTLEPLCKHRASFLKQSRLVSNMRQQNFVKHTIPFDGYLSDFEVSLSVNKLQITYNDVYLFVLDHGDSCELQEVVKVYNIEEAPYLIATFKIESHNPDIYAIVIWIQVVGNKLVVCKDDWFDVYHIQLPIKEFPILYSVQMSGPVDFELNRPIILGHFLFVGNISNIIHVWNLEDGKKLDDIGPRNEGPDFGIVGYSKDFKFVILFSSISHHLHQIFVYDIESMQYTSFCPVLNKNVMIYDTYGFMDAHHVVLLSRAENLSVGYIFVYCYKTFTLLAEKEFEATGPLDSGNIIDNFFVLPTLCSVVIMDLRTLDTIASLEIGSDIFEFPQTHLLSVGYIEIVSHVQHIIVMMKINGAEVWDFERRIKLMDLVQSEFKCIAVNETHSKLIVCGEGTLSVLNFW, from the coding sequence ATGAGTGAGACGTCAGGCATTTTCTCGCTGCCACCTGAAATCCTGTGTTACATAGGCAGCTATCTCACTCCTAAGGATTTACTTGCCTTGTCTGGCAGTTGTCATTACTTACGAGCTGTCTACAATACGGATACGCTGTGGGAAGAATTCACAGATAAAAGACTTCTAAACATGACTTTGGATAGCACTACTAGTTTAGTTTTGCCAAAATACCGTGAACTTCAGAGTAGTACATTAGAGCCTCTGTGTAAACATAGGGCTTCTTTTTTAAAGCAAAGTCGGCTGGTTAGTAACATGAGACAACAGAATTTTGTCAAACACACTATTCCATTTGATGGATATTTGTCAGATTTTGAGGTATCGTTATCAGTAAACAAACTGCAAATAACTTACAATGATGTGTATTTGTTTGTACTTGATCACGGAGACAGTTGTGAATTACAAGAAGttgtaaaagtatataatattgaaGAAGCGCCTTACCTTATTGCAACCTTTAAAATTGAATCACACAATCCTGATATTTATGCTATAGTAATTTGGATTCAAGTTGTTGGGAATAAACTAGTGGTCTGTAAAGATGACTGGTTTGACGTTTATCATATACAACTTCCTATTAAAGAATTTCCGATTCTGTATTCCGTACAAATGAGTGGACCGGTAGATTTTGAGTTAAACAGGCCTATAATCCTTGGCCACTTCCTGTTTGTTGGAAATATCTCAAATATCATACATGTGTGGAATTTAGAAGATGGGAAAAAACTGGATGATATTGGTCCAAGAAATGAAGGTCCAGATTTTGGTATTGTAGGTTATTCTAAGgattttaagtttgttatattgTTCTCTTCTATCTCTCATCATTTACATCAGATTTTTGTTTATGACATAGAATCGATGCAGTATACATCATTTTGTcccgttttaaataaaaatgtgatgatCTATGACACATATGGGTTTATGGACGCTCACCATGTTGTGTTACTAAGCCGGGCTGAGAACTTATCAGTgggttatatttttgtttattgctaCAAAACATTTACTTTGCTAGCTGAGAAGGAATTTGAGGCAACAGGTCCCCTTGATAGTGGTAATATTATTGACAACTTTTTTGTGTTGCCAACCTTATGCAGTGTTGTAATTATGGATTTAAGAACATTAGATACCATTGCAAGTTTAGAAATTGGATCAGATATTTTTGAATTTCCTCAAACCCATTTGCTTTCTGTAGGATATATTGAGATTGTGTCTCATGTACAGCACATTATAGTTATGATGAAAATAAATGGTGCAGAGGTGTGGGATTTTGAAAGAAGAATAAAGTTGATGGACTTAGTACAAAGTGAGTTCAAATGTATTGCTGTGAATGAAACTCATTCAAAACTTATTGTTTGTGGTGAAGGTacattaagtgttttaaatttttggtaa
- the LOC124359815 gene encoding uncharacterized protein LOC124359815 isoform X1 — MASVCPRSVISRHTVSTKGNKMSETSGIFSLPPEILCYIGSYLTPKDLLALSGSCHYLRAVYNTDTLWEEFTDKRLLNMTLDSTTSLVLPKYRELQSSTLEPLCKHRASFLKQSRLVSNMRQQNFVKHTIPFDGYLSDFEVSLSVNKLQITYNDVYLFVLDHGDSCELQEVVKVYNIEEAPYLIATFKIESHNPDIYAIVIWIQVVGNKLVVCKDDWFDVYHIQLPIKEFPILYSVQMSGPVDFELNRPIILGHFLFVGNISNIIHVWNLEDGKKLDDIGPRNEGPDFGIVGYSKDFKFVILFSSISHHLHQIFVYDIESMQYTSFCPVLNKNVMIYDTYGFMDAHHVVLLSRAENLSVGYIFVYCYKTFTLLAEKEFEATGPLDSGNIIDNFFVLPTLCSVVIMDLRTLDTIASLEIGSDIFEFPQTHLLSVGYIEIVSHVQHIIVMMKINGAEVWDFERRIKLMDLVQSEFKCIAVNETHSKLIVCGEGTLSVLNFW, encoded by the exons ATGGCAAGCGTATGTCCGAGATCAGTTATCAGCAGACACACTGTCAGCACTAAAG GAAATAAAATGAGTGAGACGTCAGGCATTTTCTCGCTGCCACCTGAAATCCTGTGTTACATAGGCAGCTATCTCACTCCTAAGGATTTACTTGCCTTGTCTGGCAGTTGTCATTACTTACGAGCTGTCTACAATACGGATACGCTGTGGGAAGAATTCACAGATAAAAGACTTCTAAACATGACTTTGGATAGCACTACTAGTTTAGTTTTGCCAAAATACCGTGAACTTCAGAGTAGTACATTAGAGCCTCTGTGTAAACATAGGGCTTCTTTTTTAAAGCAAAGTCGGCTGGTTAGTAACATGAGACAACAGAATTTTGTCAAACACACTATTCCATTTGATGGATATTTGTCAGATTTTGAGGTATCGTTATCAGTAAACAAACTGCAAATAACTTACAATGATGTGTATTTGTTTGTACTTGATCACGGAGACAGTTGTGAATTACAAGAAGttgtaaaagtatataatattgaaGAAGCGCCTTACCTTATTGCAACCTTTAAAATTGAATCACACAATCCTGATATTTATGCTATAGTAATTTGGATTCAAGTTGTTGGGAATAAACTAGTGGTCTGTAAAGATGACTGGTTTGACGTTTATCATATACAACTTCCTATTAAAGAATTTCCGATTCTGTATTCCGTACAAATGAGTGGACCGGTAGATTTTGAGTTAAACAGGCCTATAATCCTTGGCCACTTCCTGTTTGTTGGAAATATCTCAAATATCATACATGTGTGGAATTTAGAAGATGGGAAAAAACTGGATGATATTGGTCCAAGAAATGAAGGTCCAGATTTTGGTATTGTAGGTTATTCTAAGgattttaagtttgttatattgTTCTCTTCTATCTCTCATCATTTACATCAGATTTTTGTTTATGACATAGAATCGATGCAGTATACATCATTTTGTcccgttttaaataaaaatgtgatgatCTATGACACATATGGGTTTATGGACGCTCACCATGTTGTGTTACTAAGCCGGGCTGAGAACTTATCAGTgggttatatttttgtttattgctaCAAAACATTTACTTTGCTAGCTGAGAAGGAATTTGAGGCAACAGGTCCCCTTGATAGTGGTAATATTATTGACAACTTTTTTGTGTTGCCAACCTTATGCAGTGTTGTAATTATGGATTTAAGAACATTAGATACCATTGCAAGTTTAGAAATTGGATCAGATATTTTTGAATTTCCTCAAACCCATTTGCTTTCTGTAGGATATATTGAGATTGTGTCTCATGTACAGCACATTATAGTTATGATGAAAATAAATGGTGCAGAGGTGTGGGATTTTGAAAGAAGAATAAAGTTGATGGACTTAGTACAAAGTGAGTTCAAATGTATTGCTGTGAATGAAACTCATTCAAAACTTATTGTTTGTGGTGAAGGTacattaagtgttttaaatttttggtaa